A stretch of Crossiella cryophila DNA encodes these proteins:
- a CDS encoding MurR/RpiR family transcriptional regulator, with the protein METFAELTALLRTAELSPAQRTLAERVLADPEGVAFQTAAELAGAVGVTEGTVVRFAQRCGLSGYPALVKLCRAHLSGQAQLVRRFDALDGDSVLERAAELDRQNLARTFAQVDPAAWRLAVASIARARRVHVMGLRKSHTVAYLLGYQLDLVCQDVTLVTPGPGTLTDKLRRLDPRDVFIAVSLRRYAADTVRAVRHAKAVGATTVAFTDTAASPLAGLADAVFLADMAGAGLLRSVTALTSLVQALATAVAVERGEAASTALRQQEALLTEFATYEP; encoded by the coding sequence ATGGAGACCTTCGCTGAACTGACCGCCCTGCTGCGCACCGCCGAGCTGAGCCCGGCCCAGCGCACGCTGGCCGAGCGGGTGCTCGCCGACCCCGAGGGCGTGGCCTTCCAGACCGCCGCGGAGCTGGCCGGGGCGGTGGGGGTGACCGAGGGGACCGTGGTGCGGTTCGCCCAGCGGTGTGGGCTTTCCGGGTATCCGGCGCTGGTGAAGCTGTGCCGGGCGCACCTGTCGGGGCAGGCGCAACTGGTCCGGCGGTTCGACGCGCTGGACGGGGACAGCGTGCTGGAGCGGGCCGCCGAACTGGACCGGCAGAACCTGGCCCGTACCTTCGCCCAGGTTGATCCGGCGGCGTGGCGGCTGGCGGTGGCCTCGATCGCGCGGGCGCGGCGGGTGCACGTGATGGGGCTGCGGAAGTCGCACACCGTGGCCTATTTGCTTGGCTATCAGCTGGATCTGGTGTGCCAGGACGTCACGCTGGTCACCCCTGGGCCGGGCACGCTCACCGACAAGCTGCGGCGGCTGGACCCTCGGGATGTGTTCATCGCGGTCTCGCTGCGCCGCTACGCCGCGGACACGGTGCGCGCGGTGCGGCACGCCAAGGCCGTCGGCGCCACCACGGTGGCCTTCACCGACACCGCCGCCTCACCACTGGCCGGACTGGCCGACGCGGTGTTCCTGGCCGATATGGCCGGGGCGGGGCTGCTGCGCTCGGTGACCGCGCTGACCAGCCTGGTGCAGGCGCTGGCCACCGCGGTCGCGGTGGAACGCGGGGAGGCCGCCTCGACGGCACTCCGTCAGCAGGAGGCCCTGCTGACGGAGTTCGCCACCTACGAACCCTGA
- a CDS encoding pyridoxal phosphate-dependent aminotransferase, which translates to MLTQSATLATNERIQALRANGVPVTHLAFGEAGLPVAPEIAAALAAAAGRNSYGPTAGIPELRAAAAGYFDRRGLPTAPGQIVAGPGSKPLLHALLSVLPGDVVLPRPSWVSYAAQASLLGKEVVWVPVPEGSGGVPDPALLGPALVAARARGLRPGILVLTLPDNPTGALAGASTVRAVCEIAAEHGLMVISDEIYRDLAHEPGSVLSPAEIIPERTVVTTGLSKATALGGWRLGVCRLPEAELTARLIGVASEIWSNPTTPVQVAAAYVLAEPEPVRAFVAAGLGLHRAVVRAAYETVLAAGAGCPAPGGGFYLYPDLEAARGNASSRADRDAAGSGAGLGGAADLAELLLERYRIGVLPGSAFGDDPRGLRFRLATSLLYGDTDEQRWTALRSTDPARLPWIAEALARLGTAVAELTGKGHGDLR; encoded by the coding sequence ATGCTGACCCAGTCCGCGACGCTCGCCACCAACGAACGCATCCAGGCCCTGCGCGCCAATGGCGTGCCAGTGACCCACCTGGCCTTCGGGGAGGCCGGGTTGCCGGTCGCGCCGGAGATCGCCGCCGCCCTCGCCGCGGCCGCCGGGCGCAACTCCTACGGCCCCACCGCGGGCATCCCCGAACTCCGCGCCGCCGCGGCCGGGTACTTCGACCGCCGCGGCCTGCCCACCGCGCCCGGCCAGATCGTGGCCGGGCCGGGCAGCAAACCGCTGCTGCACGCGTTGCTGTCGGTGCTGCCCGGCGACGTGGTGCTGCCGCGGCCGAGCTGGGTGAGCTACGCGGCGCAGGCTTCGTTGCTGGGCAAGGAGGTCGTGTGGGTGCCGGTGCCCGAGGGCTCGGGCGGGGTGCCGGATCCGGCGTTGCTCGGACCGGCGCTGGTGGCGGCGCGGGCACGTGGGCTGCGGCCGGGGATCCTGGTGCTGACGTTGCCGGACAACCCGACCGGGGCGCTGGCCGGGGCCTCGACGGTCCGGGCGGTGTGCGAGATCGCGGCCGAGCACGGGCTGATGGTGATCTCCGATGAGATCTACCGGGATCTCGCGCACGAGCCGGGTTCGGTGCTCAGTCCGGCGGAGATCATCCCGGAGCGGACCGTGGTGACCACCGGGCTGAGCAAGGCGACCGCGCTGGGCGGCTGGCGGCTCGGGGTCTGCCGGTTGCCGGAGGCGGAGCTGACCGCGCGGCTGATCGGGGTGGCCAGTGAGATCTGGTCGAACCCGACCACGCCGGTGCAGGTCGCGGCGGCCTACGTGCTGGCCGAGCCGGAACCGGTGCGGGCCTTTGTCGCGGCCGGGCTGGGGCTGCACCGGGCGGTGGTGCGGGCGGCCTACGAGACGGTGCTCGCGGCGGGGGCCGGCTGTCCCGCGCCGGGCGGGGGTTTCTACCTGTACCCGGATCTGGAAGCGGCACGAGGAAATGCGAGCAGCAGGGCGGACCGGGACGCGGCGGGCAGCGGGGCCGGGCTGGGCGGCGCGGCGGATCTCGCCGAGTTGCTGCTGGAGCGCTACCGGATCGGCGTGCTGCCGGGCTCGGCCTTCGGTGATGATCCGCGGGGGCTGCGGTTCCGGCTGGCCACCAGCCTGCTCTACGGCGACACCGACGAGCAGCGCTGGACCGCGTTGCGCAGCACCGATCCGGCGCGGCTGCCCTGGATCGCCGAAGCACTGGCGCGGCTGGGCACGGCCGTCGCGGAACTGACCGGAAAGGGCCATGGAGACCTTCGCTGA
- a CDS encoding acyl-CoA dehydrogenase family protein: MDSSFGTYQLAEEHDALREAVRALADKEIAPYAAAVDEDERYPIEAHEALVKAGFAAVHVPDAYDGQGADSVATCIVIEEVARACASSSLIPAVNKLGTMPILLSASEELKKQVMPSIASGEASASYALSEREAGSDAAGMRTRARLDGDNWVINGTKCWITNAAKSTWFTVMAVTEPGKGANGISAFVVHKDDPGFEVGPKERKLGIKGSPTNEIYFTDCTIPADRIIGDPGTGFKTALRTLDHTRPTIGAQAVGIAQGALDAALGYVKERKQFGKSISDFQGVQFMLADMAMKVEAARHMVYVAAARAERGEPNLGFISAAAKCFASDVAMEVTTDAVQLFGGAGYTRDFPVERMMRDAKITQIYEGTNQIQRVVMSRALLKG; this comes from the coding sequence GTGGACTCGAGCTTCGGCACCTACCAGCTGGCCGAGGAGCATGACGCGCTCCGCGAAGCGGTGCGGGCCTTGGCGGACAAGGAGATCGCGCCCTACGCGGCCGCGGTCGACGAGGACGAGCGCTACCCGATCGAGGCGCACGAAGCCCTGGTGAAGGCCGGCTTCGCCGCCGTGCACGTGCCCGATGCCTACGACGGCCAGGGCGCCGACTCGGTCGCCACCTGCATCGTGATCGAAGAGGTCGCCCGTGCCTGCGCCTCCTCCTCGCTGATCCCCGCGGTGAACAAGCTCGGCACCATGCCGATCCTGCTGTCGGCGTCGGAGGAATTGAAGAAGCAGGTCATGCCCAGCATCGCCAGCGGCGAGGCGAGCGCCAGCTACGCGCTGAGCGAGCGCGAGGCCGGTTCGGACGCGGCAGGCATGCGCACCCGCGCCCGCCTGGACGGCGACAACTGGGTCATCAACGGCACCAAGTGCTGGATCACCAACGCGGCCAAGTCCACCTGGTTCACCGTCATGGCGGTCACCGAACCAGGCAAGGGCGCCAACGGCATCTCCGCCTTCGTGGTGCACAAGGACGACCCCGGCTTCGAGGTCGGCCCGAAGGAGCGCAAGCTCGGCATCAAGGGCTCGCCCACCAACGAGATCTACTTCACCGACTGCACCATCCCCGCCGACCGCATCATCGGCGACCCCGGCACCGGCTTCAAGACCGCCCTGCGCACCCTGGACCACACCCGCCCGACCATCGGCGCCCAGGCCGTCGGCATCGCCCAGGGCGCGTTGGACGCGGCACTGGGTTATGTCAAGGAGCGCAAGCAGTTCGGCAAGTCGATCAGTGACTTCCAGGGCGTCCAGTTCATGCTCGCCGACATGGCCATGAAGGTCGAAGCCGCCCGCCACATGGTCTATGTCGCCGCCGCCCGAGCCGAACGCGGCGAACCCAACCTCGGCTTCATCTCCGCCGCCGCCAAGTGCTTCGCCAGCGACGTCGCCATGGAGGTCACCACCGACGCGGTGCAGCTCTTCGGCGGCGCCGGCTACACCAGGGACTTCCCGGTGGAACGGATGATGCGCGACGCCAAGATCACCCAGATCTACGAGGGCACCAACCAGATCCAGCGGGTCGTGATGAGCCGGGCCCTGCTCAAGGGCTGA
- a CDS encoding DUF3885 domain-containing protein, which yields MTIPEDLLRCWHEQWHPCDPIGHELRGPHRERWVRFHSLPKSQRYAETPAEYEILLHRYNTVLDELFAGEDVYLLTPDWNDRPAPDPRPADHAAWHPGAEHWTSVCTDNDPEYRAYTHLYLSRVSWRPGCLDELLRAAADDQHAGALIMSLDLTRLHHPYDGGQDIFLPSTADRDALRDRHAAWLSKHPGGL from the coding sequence GTGACCATCCCCGAGGACCTACTCCGCTGCTGGCACGAGCAGTGGCACCCCTGCGACCCGATCGGCCACGAACTGCGCGGCCCGCACCGCGAACGCTGGGTCCGCTTCCACAGCCTGCCCAAGTCCCAGCGCTACGCCGAAACCCCGGCCGAGTACGAGATCCTGTTGCACCGCTACAACACCGTGCTCGACGAACTGTTCGCCGGCGAGGACGTCTACCTGCTCACCCCGGACTGGAACGACCGCCCCGCCCCGGACCCCCGCCCCGCCGACCACGCCGCCTGGCACCCGGGCGCCGAACACTGGACCTCGGTCTGCACCGACAACGACCCCGAGTACCGCGCCTACACCCACCTCTACCTGAGCCGGGTGTCCTGGCGGCCAGGCTGCCTGGACGAACTACTGCGCGCGGCGGCCGACGACCAGCACGCCGGGGCACTGATCATGAGCCTGGACCTGACCCGCCTGCACCACCCTTACGACGGCGGCCAGGACATCTTCCTGCCCAGCACCGCCGACCGCGACGCCCTACGCGACCGGCACGCCGCCTGGCTGTCGAAACACCCAGGCGGCCTATGA
- a CDS encoding SMI1/KNR4 family protein: MTTWNADHIRATLTAAAAKDPAGDYTLHPVLSEAAVAGFEAQHGITLPEDYRTFLLQVGNGGAGPDYGVHPLGETEPSPGGTLEIAEIGCDHYHHLVLTGPSRGRIWLDPNSGAGSAANFHDWYLTWLAAL; this comes from the coding sequence ATGACCACCTGGAACGCCGATCACATCCGCGCCACCCTCACCGCCGCGGCCGCCAAGGACCCGGCAGGCGACTACACACTGCACCCGGTCCTGTCCGAAGCCGCCGTGGCCGGATTCGAGGCCCAGCACGGGATCACCCTGCCCGAGGACTACCGGACCTTCCTGCTCCAGGTCGGCAACGGCGGCGCGGGCCCCGACTACGGCGTGCATCCCCTTGGCGAGACCGAACCCAGCCCCGGCGGCACCCTGGAAATCGCCGAGATCGGCTGCGACCACTACCACCATCTGGTGCTCACCGGCCCGTCCCGCGGCCGGATCTGGCTCGACCCGAACTCCGGCGCTGGCTCCGCCGCGAACTTCCACGACTGGTACCTGACCTGGCTGGCGGCGCTGTGA
- a CDS encoding SMI1/KNR4 family protein → MTTWNAEEIHSALAAAATADPGNTALGAARHRHRLGPPLSESGIQDFEHRHGIRLPANYRDFLCQVGHGGAGPHHGLFRLEDPLLPGYVVEQHNTRGFLATPFPHTEHYNPAVPEPLPPEQDYDDAWVTGSLVIGEFGCGAYHRLIVSGPARGQVWFDDLGSDGGLTPNGDFRDWYLTWLARS, encoded by the coding sequence ATGACCACCTGGAACGCCGAAGAGATCCACTCGGCCCTGGCCGCCGCGGCCACCGCCGACCCGGGCAACACCGCCCTCGGCGCCGCCCGCCACCGGCACCGCCTCGGCCCACCGCTGTCCGAGTCCGGGATCCAGGACTTCGAGCACCGCCACGGCATCCGCCTGCCCGCGAACTACCGCGACTTCCTGTGCCAGGTCGGCCACGGCGGCGCGGGTCCGCACCACGGCCTGTTCCGCCTGGAGGACCCCCTGCTGCCCGGCTACGTCGTCGAGCAGCACAACACCCGCGGCTTCCTGGCCACCCCGTTCCCGCACACCGAGCACTACAACCCGGCCGTGCCCGAGCCACTGCCCCCGGAGCAGGACTACGACGACGCCTGGGTCACCGGCTCCCTGGTCATCGGCGAATTCGGCTGCGGCGCCTACCACCGCCTGATCGTCTCCGGCCCCGCCCGCGGCCAGGTCTGGTTCGACGACCTGGGCAGTGACGGTGGCCTGACCCCGAACGGCGACTTCCGCGACTGGTACCTGACCTGGCTGGCCCGCTCATGA
- a CDS encoding response regulator transcription factor: MTGIRVLVADDQALLRGSFRVLLETAPGLSVVGEAADGAEAVRLAVELRPDVVLMDVRMPVLDGIEATRRLRAEAPEVRVLVLTMFDDDSAVFTALRAGAAGFLLKDTPPADLLRAITVIAAGESLLAPTVTRRLIEEFTRGPDPTPTLTPGPVRPLTGVTDREQQVLTLIARGRANDEIAIELHLSLATVKTYVGRLLAKLHARDRAQLVIIAYENGLVRANP; this comes from the coding sequence GTGACCGGCATCCGAGTGCTGGTCGCCGACGACCAGGCGCTGCTCCGCGGCAGTTTCCGGGTGCTGCTGGAGACCGCGCCCGGCCTGTCCGTGGTCGGCGAGGCGGCCGACGGCGCGGAGGCGGTCCGGCTGGCGGTCGAGCTGCGCCCCGACGTGGTGCTGATGGACGTGCGCATGCCCGTCCTGGACGGCATCGAGGCCACCCGCCGCCTGCGCGCCGAGGCCCCGGAGGTCCGCGTCCTGGTCCTGACCATGTTCGACGACGACTCGGCCGTGTTCACCGCCCTGCGCGCGGGCGCGGCGGGCTTCCTGCTCAAGGACACCCCACCCGCGGACCTGTTGCGCGCCATCACCGTCATCGCCGCGGGCGAGTCCCTGCTCGCCCCCACCGTCACCCGCCGCCTGATCGAGGAGTTCACCCGAGGCCCCGACCCCACCCCCACCCTCACCCCAGGTCCGGTCCGCCCGCTCACCGGCGTCACCGACCGCGAACAGCAGGTCCTGACCCTGATCGCCCGCGGCCGCGCCAACGACGAGATCGCAATTGAGCTGCACCTGAGCCTGGCCACGGTGAAGACTTACGTCGGCCGCCTGCTGGCCAAGCTGCACGCCCGCGACCGGGCCCAGCTGGTGATCATCGCCTACGAGAACGGCCTGGTACGAGCCAACCCCTAA
- a CDS encoding sensor histidine kinase, with the protein MPPPTPRRHLVLLDVLAGLLLAAANFGVAGNLWLAKANQVPTMLLATAAALLAGTAVALRRRWPLPCLGIAVAIALTGLLWDPFVTVALVLYVGSTRWSRRDSLRVLALCLVAAGLGALWLPLGWVFGPVAAGLCVLAWLAGDAVRQRRRQAGLLAAQQARQIRLDERLRIARELHDVVAHGMGLIAVKAAVANFVAETRPEETRDALRVIEATSKEALAQTRRLLGVLRAEDPDPPDLDELFEQAGGAGVRIEAAVPMAELPEAVRPAVLRIVQEAVTNVIRHAAPADCRVSVINTGEAVTIEVTDNGPGGEPRPGGHGLTGMRERVALHEGEFSAGPGPDGGFRVHATLPHRRHP; encoded by the coding sequence ATGCCCCCACCCACCCCACGCCGTCACCTGGTCCTGCTGGACGTGCTCGCCGGGTTGCTGCTGGCCGCCGCCAACTTCGGCGTGGCCGGGAACCTGTGGCTGGCCAAGGCGAACCAGGTGCCGACCATGCTGCTGGCCACCGCGGCCGCGCTGCTCGCCGGCACGGCGGTGGCGCTGCGCAGGCGATGGCCGTTGCCGTGCCTGGGGATCGCGGTGGCGATCGCGCTCACCGGACTGCTGTGGGATCCGTTCGTCACGGTGGCACTGGTGCTCTACGTGGGCAGCACCCGGTGGTCGCGGCGAGACTCGCTGCGCGTGCTGGCCCTGTGCCTGGTCGCGGCCGGGCTCGGCGCGTTGTGGTTACCGCTGGGCTGGGTGTTCGGGCCGGTCGCGGCGGGACTGTGCGTGCTGGCCTGGCTGGCCGGGGACGCGGTGCGGCAGCGGCGACGGCAGGCGGGCCTGCTGGCCGCCCAGCAGGCCCGGCAGATCCGGCTGGACGAGCGATTACGGATCGCCAGGGAGTTGCACGACGTGGTGGCGCACGGGATGGGGCTGATCGCGGTGAAGGCCGCGGTGGCCAACTTCGTGGCCGAGACCCGGCCGGAGGAGACCAGGGACGCGCTGCGGGTGATCGAGGCGACCAGCAAGGAGGCCCTCGCCCAGACCCGGCGGCTGCTCGGCGTGCTGCGCGCCGAGGACCCGGATCCGCCGGACCTGGACGAGTTGTTCGAGCAGGCCGGTGGTGCCGGGGTGCGGATCGAGGCCGCGGTGCCGATGGCGGAGTTACCCGAGGCGGTGCGGCCTGCCGTGCTGCGGATCGTGCAGGAGGCGGTGACCAATGTGATCCGGCACGCGGCCCCGGCGGACTGCCGGGTCAGCGTCATCAACACTGGCGAGGCGGTGACGATCGAGGTGACCGACAACGGTCCTGGCGGCGAACCCCGTCCCGGTGGCCACGGCCTGACCGGCATGCGCGAGCGGGTTGCCCTGCACGAGGGCGAGTTCAGCGCGGGCCCCGGCCCGGACGGCGGCTTCCGGGTGCACGCCACCCTGCCGCACCGGCGGCACCCGTGA
- a CDS encoding DoxX family protein: MQPLRDLTLLLGRVVVGVVFIYHGWQKLVTGGIDGVAAGFGKMGIPLPTVSAWFTALVELVGGAAFIVGIGLPLVGVLFAFVMAGAGFFVHFKNGFGLPGGFEYILTLLAAGLALGFNGGRYSLDAVFGIGQPKRERQTVSA; encoded by the coding sequence ATGCAGCCACTTCGGGATCTCACCCTGCTGCTGGGGCGGGTCGTCGTCGGCGTGGTGTTCATCTACCACGGCTGGCAGAAGCTCGTCACCGGCGGGATCGACGGGGTTGCGGCAGGTTTCGGGAAGATGGGCATTCCGCTGCCCACGGTGTCCGCGTGGTTCACCGCACTGGTCGAACTGGTCGGCGGCGCCGCCTTCATTGTCGGCATCGGTTTGCCGCTGGTCGGCGTGCTGTTCGCGTTCGTGATGGCGGGCGCTGGATTCTTCGTGCACTTCAAGAACGGCTTTGGCCTGCCCGGCGGATTCGAGTACATCCTGACCCTGCTGGCGGCGGGTCTGGCCCTCGGTTTCAACGGCGGCCGGTACTCCCTGGACGCGGTCTTCGGCATCGGTCAGCCCAAGCGTGAGCGGCAGACCGTATCAGCCTGA
- a CDS encoding DoxX family protein, whose amino-acid sequence MVRSAGFALLIGRIAVGLVFILHGWRKLMTDGMDVTTANFGKLGFPAPEFMAWFTALVELLGGALFILGVALPLIGVLLAIVSVLGILFVTAKNGFWAGNGGYEYELVLAGTALALGFAGGEVSVGGYYRRRRHPVAA is encoded by the coding sequence ATGGTGCGCTCAGCGGGTTTCGCGTTGCTCATCGGCCGCATCGCGGTCGGTCTGGTGTTCATCCTGCACGGCTGGCGCAAGCTGATGACCGACGGGATGGACGTCACCACGGCCAACTTCGGCAAGCTGGGCTTCCCGGCCCCGGAGTTCATGGCCTGGTTCACCGCGCTGGTCGAGCTGCTCGGCGGCGCGTTGTTCATCCTCGGGGTGGCCCTGCCGCTGATCGGCGTGCTGCTCGCGATCGTCTCGGTGCTCGGCATCCTGTTCGTCACCGCCAAGAACGGCTTCTGGGCCGGGAACGGCGGCTACGAGTACGAGCTGGTACTGGCAGGCACCGCGCTGGCACTGGGCTTCGCCGGTGGCGAGGTCAGCGTCGGCGGCTACTACCGCCGACGCCGTCATCCCGTTGCCGCCTAA
- a CDS encoding TIGR03089 family protein: MSITEKLFRPLLRADPARPLITYYDDATGVRIELSRATMANWASKTANWLRDELDVEAGTPVGVLLPTHWQTVGVLLGSWWCGASVRFDPAGTEVCFTAPGGDAPGARTVAAASLDPMGRGLTSTPPGVLDYISEARVHGDDFLPYEPVPGDTPALGSSTVDELLDLAAKRAAELGFGAEDRILSTVDWNTDAGVLDGLLAVLAGGGSLVQCVNLDESKLAARKETEKITRELR; this comes from the coding sequence ATGAGCATCACCGAGAAGCTGTTCCGCCCGCTGCTGCGCGCCGACCCGGCGCGGCCGCTGATCACCTACTACGACGACGCGACCGGCGTCCGGATCGAGCTGTCCAGGGCCACCATGGCCAACTGGGCGAGCAAGACCGCCAACTGGCTGCGTGATGAGCTGGACGTGGAGGCAGGCACCCCGGTCGGAGTGCTGCTGCCCACGCACTGGCAGACCGTCGGGGTGCTGCTCGGCTCGTGGTGGTGCGGGGCGAGCGTGCGCTTCGACCCGGCAGGCACCGAGGTGTGCTTCACCGCGCCCGGCGGGGACGCGCCGGGCGCGCGCACGGTCGCGGCGGCCTCGCTGGACCCGATGGGCCGCGGACTGACCAGCACCCCGCCGGGCGTGCTGGACTACATCTCCGAGGCCAGGGTGCACGGCGACGACTTCCTGCCGTACGAGCCGGTGCCCGGCGACACCCCGGCCCTTGGTTCGTCCACTGTGGACGAACTGCTGGACCTGGCGGCCAAGCGGGCGGCCGAACTCGGCTTCGGCGCCGAGGACCGGATTCTGTCCACTGTGGACTGGAACACGGACGCTGGCGTGCTGGACGGGTTGCTCGCGGTGCTCGCGGGCGGCGGCTCGCTGGTCCAGTGCGTCAATCTGGACGAGAGCAAACTCGCCGCCCGCAAGGAAACCGAGAAGATCACCCGCGAACTTCGTTAG
- a CDS encoding LCP family protein, producing MEEQKPRPNQDDAQASAGDMDADTAAGRVAEQDERNDAVEVAGRATAAGVGAGAGQAAVAGAPAVESVTPADQRATEPAEGAAEPAAKPVADAATAAVAVGPQQKWAPLDDAESPPVPRRRSRWKTAGLVSVRTVAALLSVAVLTATGISWATVSRIEDNVTTTNLIDELGQAPNAPEAKDGATDILLVGSDSRTDAEGNPLPAKVLKQLRTEANDGGVNTDTIIVLRVPDDGRKATAFSIPRDTYTTVPGIGEEKINSAYTRGKNRKIDQLRAEGVTEHAKLDKEGHQAGRLALALTVQELTGLRIDRYAEVNLYGFYLLTEAVGGVEVCLRRSTSDPDSGASFRAGPQTISGGDALSFVRQRNGLPRSDLDRIVRQQTFMAAVVSKILSSGTLTNPGKLGALMDAAKKSIVMDSGWDPLQFAQQMQGLAGGNVEFRTIPVTGVGARNERGQSIITVNRDQVRSFVAGLTKPEPPPASPQPPPSSSAPPPSSPPARLGAAGSVRLDGAVGPPGARQQPVEVDEPITANGVRCVY from the coding sequence GTGGAGGAGCAGAAACCACGTCCGAACCAGGACGACGCGCAGGCGTCGGCCGGGGACATGGATGCGGACACGGCGGCCGGGCGGGTCGCCGAGCAGGACGAGCGGAACGACGCCGTCGAGGTGGCCGGGCGGGCCACCGCGGCGGGTGTGGGGGCGGGGGCCGGGCAGGCCGCCGTTGCCGGTGCGCCGGCGGTCGAATCGGTCACGCCCGCTGACCAGCGAGCGACCGAACCGGCGGAGGGCGCGGCGGAACCGGCGGCCAAGCCGGTCGCGGACGCCGCGACCGCGGCCGTCGCCGTTGGGCCGCAACAGAAGTGGGCGCCGCTGGACGACGCCGAGTCACCACCAGTGCCGCGCAGGCGCAGCCGGTGGAAGACCGCGGGCCTGGTCTCGGTGCGCACCGTGGCCGCGTTGCTCTCGGTGGCGGTGCTCACCGCGACCGGGATCAGCTGGGCCACGGTCTCGCGCATCGAGGACAACGTCACCACCACCAACCTGATCGACGAACTGGGCCAGGCGCCGAACGCGCCGGAGGCCAAGGACGGTGCGACGGACATCCTGCTGGTGGGCAGTGACAGCCGCACCGACGCCGAGGGCAATCCATTGCCCGCCAAGGTGTTGAAGCAGTTGCGCACCGAGGCCAACGACGGCGGGGTGAACACCGACACCATCATCGTGCTGCGGGTGCCCGACGACGGCCGCAAGGCCACCGCCTTCTCCATCCCGAGGGACACCTACACGACGGTGCCCGGCATCGGCGAGGAGAAGATCAACTCCGCCTACACCCGGGGCAAGAACCGCAAGATCGACCAGCTCCGGGCCGAGGGCGTCACCGAGCACGCCAAGCTGGACAAGGAAGGTCACCAGGCCGGGCGGCTGGCGCTGGCGCTGACCGTGCAGGAGCTGACCGGGCTGCGCATCGACCGCTACGCCGAGGTCAACCTGTACGGCTTCTACCTGCTGACCGAGGCGGTCGGCGGGGTGGAGGTGTGCCTGCGCCGCTCCACCAGCGATCCGGACTCCGGCGCGAGCTTCCGGGCCGGGCCGCAGACCATCTCCGGCGGCGACGCGCTGTCCTTCGTCCGGCAGCGCAACGGGTTGCCCCGCAGCGACCTGGACCGGATCGTGCGCCAGCAGACGTTCATGGCCGCGGTGGTGAGCAAGATCCTTTCCTCCGGCACGCTGACCAACCCCGGCAAGCTGGGCGCGTTGATGGACGCGGCGAAGAAGTCGATCGTGATGGACTCGGGCTGGGACCCGCTGCAGTTCGCCCAGCAGATGCAGGGGCTGGCCGGCGGCAACGTGGAGTTCCGCACCATCCCGGTCACCGGCGTCGGCGCTCGCAACGAGCGCGGGCAGAGCATCATCACGGTGAACCGGGACCAGGTGCGGTCCTTCGTCGCCGGGCTGACCAAGCCGGAACCACCGCCCGCCTCGCCGCAGCCACCGCCGTCGTCCTCGGCGCCGCCGCCGAGTTCGCCACCAGCACGGTTGGGTGCGGCCGGGTCGGTGCGTTTGGATGGGGCGGTCGGCCCGCCCGGCGCCCGGCAGCAGCCGGTCGAGGTGGACGAGCCGATCACCGCCAACGGTGTTCGCTGCGTGTACTGA